Proteins encoded in a region of the Planococcus shixiaomingii genome:
- a CDS encoding polysaccharide deacetylase family protein: MYDSTHENVVTKIQSPDEKAVVLTFDDGPSRLLPRFLDVLKQENVPAVFFWQTRLLHPQRPWQRVLDEGHIIGSHTVKHRNLVELPKEEQYKDIKNSITAIEQITGSPVRFFRPPYGRFNAETLQVTEQLSLTPVMWKIASMDWELKNDPQRLIANVTENLENGAVILLHELPQTLEALPGLIAAIKERGYGFKLL, translated from the coding sequence GTGTACGACTCTACGCATGAAAATGTTGTAACCAAGATCCAAAGTCCCGATGAAAAAGCCGTCGTCTTGACGTTTGACGATGGCCCGAGCCGGCTATTGCCGCGTTTTCTGGATGTCTTGAAGCAGGAAAATGTACCTGCCGTCTTTTTCTGGCAAACTCGCCTGCTGCATCCACAACGGCCGTGGCAGCGTGTGCTGGATGAGGGGCATATAATCGGCAGCCATACCGTCAAACACCGGAATTTGGTCGAGCTGCCCAAAGAAGAGCAATACAAAGACATCAAAAACAGCATCACCGCCATTGAGCAAATCACCGGAAGCCCTGTCCGATTTTTCCGGCCGCCGTATGGCCGGTTCAACGCCGAGACACTCCAAGTGACAGAGCAGTTGAGCTTGACTCCTGTCATGTGGAAAATCGCCTCAATGGACTGGGAGCTGAAAAACGATCCGCAGCGATTGATTGCCAACGTCACCGAAAACCTGGAAAACGGCGCAGTGATTTTGCTGCACGAACTTCCGCAAACGCTGGAAGCTCTTCCTGGACTGATTGCGGCAATCAAAGAACGTGGCTATGGATTTAAATTGTTGTAA
- a CDS encoding aspartate/glutamate racemase family protein, which yields MRKLGFVGGTGPESTMDYYQLIISKYQEKTGNNEELPELLINSINMYKIFALLEDGKTEELADYLTEAVQTLEKAGADFVVLTANTAHIVFDQVQQRVNVPMISMVEETYNHTKEMGLGKIGLLGTKFTMENDFFQKPFLAGEKTVVVPNPSEQQYLHKKIVDELEKGIVEDETKQGFLDLVEKMIERDEIEGLILGCTELPLIFKPEDLAIPQLNTTEIHVKKIIEMMFSEK from the coding sequence ATGCGAAAGCTTGGATTTGTCGGCGGCACTGGTCCGGAATCGACGATGGATTATTACCAATTAATTATTTCGAAATATCAAGAGAAGACCGGCAACAATGAAGAGTTGCCTGAGCTTTTGATCAATAGCATCAATATGTATAAAATTTTCGCATTACTGGAGGATGGAAAAACAGAAGAACTGGCTGATTATTTGACCGAGGCGGTCCAGACGCTTGAAAAAGCAGGGGCCGATTTTGTCGTTTTAACGGCCAATACGGCCCATATAGTATTTGATCAAGTGCAGCAGCGGGTCAATGTGCCGATGATCAGCATGGTTGAAGAAACATACAATCATACAAAAGAGATGGGGCTGGGGAAAATCGGGCTGCTTGGAACAAAGTTCACGATGGAAAACGATTTTTTCCAAAAGCCGTTTCTGGCTGGCGAAAAAACCGTTGTCGTTCCCAATCCCTCTGAACAGCAATATTTGCATAAAAAGATTGTCGATGAATTGGAGAAGGGCATAGTCGAGGATGAAACAAAGCAGGGCTTTTTGGATCTGGTTGAAAAAATGATTGAGCGGGATGAGATTGAAGGGCTTATTTTAGGCTGCACGGAGCTTCCGCTGATTTTTAAACCGGAAGATTTGGCTATCCCCCAACTGAACACAACCGAAATCCACGTAAAAAAGATTATCGAAATGATGTTCAGTGAAAAGTAA
- a CDS encoding thioredoxin family protein yields MGPVVSSVAEQLDSVDFYKVDVDEAPDLAQKFGVQSIPTLILIKDGQEVKRSVGFIPEEPVKEFAQS; encoded by the coding sequence TTGGGACCGGTGGTCTCAAGCGTAGCTGAACAACTTGATTCAGTTGATTTTTACAAAGTGGATGTGGACGAAGCTCCTGATCTGGCTCAAAAATTTGGTGTGCAAAGCATTCCAACCTTGATTTTAATCAAGGACGGGCAAGAAGTAAAACGCTCTGTTGGTTTTATTCCGGAAGAACCAGTGAAGGAATTTGCACAGTCATAA